The following proteins are co-located in the Maridesulfovibrio sp. genome:
- the flgG gene encoding flagellar basal-body rod protein FlgG, translating to MMRSLWTAATGMVAQQTHIDVLSNNLANVNTQGFKKSRVEFEDLMYQTMRIAGSETEGGNRLPTGMQIGMGVKEVSIHKFFSQGSFESTGNPLDIAIEGNGFFLVDRNGEEAYTRAGAFKLDSDGRLVTSNGYPLQPEFTVPTEAVNVVVSEDGHIAAVDKNGTELSSADITIYDFINEAGLNAVGKNLYVPTEASGAAIQGTPGEDNFGTLAQGYLEGSNVELVDEMVGLIVGQRAYETNSKAITTSDSMLQTAINVKR from the coding sequence ATGATGCGTTCACTCTGGACGGCGGCCACAGGTATGGTTGCCCAGCAGACTCACATCGATGTTCTTTCCAACAACCTTGCCAATGTGAACACTCAGGGGTTCAAAAAGAGCAGGGTGGAGTTCGAAGATCTCATGTACCAGACCATGCGAATTGCGGGTTCTGAGACCGAAGGCGGTAACAGACTGCCCACAGGTATGCAGATCGGCATGGGTGTAAAAGAGGTCAGCATTCACAAATTCTTCAGTCAGGGGTCTTTCGAAAGTACCGGTAACCCTCTTGATATCGCCATTGAAGGTAACGGTTTTTTTCTCGTAGACCGTAATGGTGAAGAAGCCTACACCCGTGCTGGTGCATTCAAGCTCGACAGTGATGGGCGTCTGGTTACCTCAAACGGTTATCCGCTTCAGCCTGAATTCACAGTGCCGACCGAGGCTGTAAACGTAGTTGTTTCCGAAGACGGCCACATTGCTGCAGTGGATAAAAACGGAACTGAACTTTCAAGCGCAGATATCACAATTTATGACTTCATCAACGAAGCCGGTCTGAATGCTGTAGGTAAAAACCTCTACGTTCCCACTGAAGCTTCCGGTGCAGCCATTCAGGGTACTCCGGGCGAAGATAATTTCGGTACTCTTGCTCAGGGATATCTTGAAGGCTCCAACGTGGAACTGGTTGATGAAATGGTCGGACTTATTGTCGGTCAGAGGGCTTACGAGACCAACTCCAAGGCCATCACTACTTCCGACTCCATGCTCCAGACAGCAATTAACGTTAAGCGATAG
- the flgF gene encoding flagellar basal-body rod protein FlgF, with protein MRSSIFSALFGAMSNEHRIDISANNLANVNTTGFKRDNCAFQDTFIKFAHDYVADAKPYLRDKDLLPEAKVMARPRLSEEVIDMSQGSFQKTGNPLDLAIRGDGFFKVQKNGETLLTRNGVFTLSSEGTLVTEQGYPVMANGGEVNLPPRSRVAVDGEGVIYADGQEVGRLDFVQPADPRTLKKQGENLFVNEGGEIPAEGEVAQGYIEKSNVEVVNEMVAMIECQRSFEMYQKMITTTDQLDQKVIQQVGRAAM; from the coding sequence ATGCGATCCAGTATTTTCAGTGCCCTATTCGGGGCCATGTCCAACGAACACAGGATTGATATCAGCGCCAATAATTTGGCGAACGTCAATACTACCGGTTTTAAACGTGACAACTGTGCTTTTCAGGACACGTTTATCAAGTTCGCCCATGATTATGTGGCTGACGCCAAGCCATACCTCAGGGATAAAGACCTGCTTCCGGAAGCAAAAGTTATGGCCCGTCCCAGACTCTCAGAAGAAGTGATCGACATGTCGCAGGGCTCTTTCCAGAAAACAGGCAATCCGCTCGATCTCGCTATCCGCGGGGACGGTTTCTTCAAGGTTCAGAAGAACGGCGAAACTCTCCTTACAAGAAACGGTGTTTTTACCCTTTCATCCGAAGGAACCCTTGTTACTGAGCAGGGTTATCCGGTTATGGCCAATGGCGGAGAGGTCAACCTTCCTCCTCGTTCCAGAGTAGCCGTTGATGGCGAAGGAGTGATCTACGCTGATGGTCAAGAAGTCGGCAGGCTCGATTTTGTCCAGCCTGCAGATCCGCGCACCCTTAAGAAGCAGGGAGAAAACCTCTTTGTTAATGAAGGTGGAGAAATACCCGCAGAAGGTGAAGTTGCGCAGGGATACATTGAAAAATCAAATGTCGAAGTCGTCAATGAAATGGTTGCGATGATTGAATGCCAGCGCAGCTTTGAAATGTATCAGAAAATGATTACCACCACAGACCAGCTTGACCAGAAGGTCATTCAGCAGGTTGGTCGGGCAGCAATGTAA
- the rimP gene encoding ribosome maturation factor RimP codes for MEQGSLAKKVSQFVEPTIESMGLTLWGVEVTSANRPAVIIYIDSEDGVSIDQCAEVSRDVGLMLEVEEVIDSAYVLEVSSPGLERKFFKPEQMSSYVGRKMDIALVFSIEGRKKFRGLLQETDEEGIQIKLEDQEDPIKIEWDRIKKAKLIHEFK; via the coding sequence GTGGAACAGGGCTCATTAGCCAAAAAAGTAAGCCAGTTCGTGGAGCCGACCATTGAATCAATGGGGCTGACCCTCTGGGGAGTGGAAGTAACTTCCGCCAACCGTCCGGCTGTCATCATCTATATCGACAGCGAAGATGGCGTAAGTATTGATCAGTGCGCAGAAGTAAGCAGGGATGTAGGTCTCATGCTTGAAGTTGAAGAAGTAATCGACAGCGCATATGTTCTGGAAGTTTCCTCACCCGGACTGGAAAGAAAATTTTTCAAACCGGAGCAGATGTCCTCCTATGTAGGAAGAAAAATGGACATCGCCCTTGTCTTCTCCATCGAAGGCCGCAAGAAATTCAGAGGCCTCCTTCAGGAAACTGACGAGGAAGGTATCCAGATCAAACTGGAAGACCAGGAAGATCCCATTAAAATTGAATGGGATAGAATAAAGAAAGCAAAACTCATCCACGAGTTTAAATAA
- the nusA gene encoding transcription termination factor NusA — protein MGSELKKAIDQISKDRGIDRDLLIDTLEEAVRSSVARKYGDAMDIEVNFNEDAGEIEVYQFKVVAAEVEDEISEITLEEAKEHDPNVQIDDEMGFKLKVEDLGRIAAQSAKQVIIQRMRDAEQEIIYDEFKNRMHEIVSGIIQRRDRSGWIINLGRTEAVLPKGEQIPRERYKRGDRVQAFIIDVQKESRGPQITVSRSHPDYMTALFKREVPEVDDATVKIMGVARDPGLRAKVAVNSLDRDVDPVGACVGIRGSRIQNIVQELRGERIDIVVWSQDIAMYAQNALSPAVITRIAVDEDEKTLEVVVPDDQLTVAIGRKGQNVKLASRLLGWKIDVFTESRYGEMNAASKGLDQLASVAEIPVDNFLSAGFETVSQVANASEEILMSISGMTPSKVSDMKSAIMLLGIGDAEDAVIETETEATAEAEAQVEETTQAEDAVEETAGEESEEQESKE, from the coding sequence ATGGGTTCTGAACTCAAAAAAGCGATTGACCAGATCAGCAAGGACCGTGGGATCGACAGAGACCTGCTCATCGATACCCTTGAAGAAGCGGTGCGTTCATCTGTGGCCCGCAAATATGGCGACGCCATGGATATCGAAGTCAACTTCAATGAAGATGCCGGCGAAATCGAAGTCTACCAGTTCAAGGTAGTTGCTGCGGAAGTTGAAGACGAAATCAGCGAGATCACACTCGAAGAAGCAAAAGAACACGATCCCAACGTGCAGATCGACGATGAAATGGGTTTCAAACTCAAAGTCGAAGATCTGGGCAGGATCGCAGCACAATCCGCAAAGCAGGTTATTATCCAGCGTATGCGTGATGCAGAGCAGGAAATCATCTACGATGAATTCAAAAACCGCATGCATGAAATTGTCAGCGGTATCATTCAGCGCCGCGACCGTAGCGGTTGGATTATCAACCTCGGCCGCACCGAAGCGGTACTGCCCAAGGGCGAACAGATCCCCCGCGAAAGATACAAACGCGGTGACAGGGTTCAAGCTTTCATCATTGATGTTCAGAAAGAATCCCGTGGTCCCCAGATAACTGTTTCCCGCTCCCATCCTGACTACATGACCGCACTTTTCAAAAGGGAAGTTCCCGAAGTTGACGATGCAACCGTTAAAATCATGGGCGTTGCCCGTGATCCGGGACTGCGCGCCAAAGTTGCTGTTAACTCCCTTGACCGCGATGTTGATCCTGTAGGCGCATGCGTCGGTATCCGCGGCTCCCGCATCCAGAACATTGTTCAGGAACTGCGCGGTGAACGTATTGATATCGTTGTCTGGAGCCAGGACATCGCAATGTATGCCCAGAACGCTCTCTCCCCTGCTGTAATCACCAGAATTGCTGTGGACGAAGATGAGAAAACCCTTGAAGTGGTTGTTCCCGATGACCAGCTTACCGTAGCTATCGGCCGCAAGGGACAGAACGTAAAGCTTGCTTCCAGACTTCTGGGTTGGAAGATTGATGTCTTCACAGAAAGCCGCTACGGCGAAATGAACGCCGCAAGCAAGGGCCTTGACCAGTTGGCAAGTGTTGCTGAAATTCCGGTTGATAACTTCCTCTCCGCAGGATTTGAAACCGTCAGCCAGGTTGCCAATGCTTCCGAGGAAATTCTCATGTCCATTTCCGGCATGACTCCTTCCAAGGTATCGGACATGAAGTCCGCAATCATGCTGCTGGGCATCGGTGACGCTGAAGATGCTGTGATAGAGACTGAAACCGAAGCCACTGCTGAAGCGGAAGCTCAGGTCGAAGAAACTACACAGGCGGAAGATGCGGTTGAAGAAACCGCCGGCGAAGAATCCGAAGAACAGGAATCTAAGGAATAA
- a CDS encoding DUF448 domain-containing protein — MTGKDSTEKHEPTRSCVICRQRFAKEELFRFVVGKGASDSELIPDEKKVMQGRGYYVCGNDKCLERFKFFRPRKKNFRG; from the coding sequence TTGACCGGAAAGGACAGCACAGAAAAACATGAACCGACAAGGTCATGTGTCATTTGCAGGCAGCGTTTTGCCAAAGAAGAACTGTTCAGGTTCGTTGTGGGCAAGGGGGCTTCCGACAGCGAGCTTATTCCGGATGAGAAAAAGGTAATGCAGGGCCGAGGCTACTACGTCTGCGGCAATGACAAATGCCTTGAAAGATTTAAATTTTTTCGGCCACGGAAGAAGAACTTCAGGGGGTAG
- the infB gene encoding translation initiation factor IF-2, whose translation MASKIKVKELAAELGVNTKDILQKLREIGVQAKSTVAAIDAEQAETIRKELSGKSGKVEQREVQPGVIVRRRKGGRGKEKAEEVETKNEAPAEDKKETPAEQKQEAATEKAPEKKKPAKKAPAKSEKPMVKIIKPEDIEKKEAPAVEETKAPEVETPPAAKVVEDKEPVAEAPAKKTVKAEEKKVEDTPAAEPVEKTAENAEDKSDKAKEAEPKKKKRKKKKEIEAPKVKIISRPDPNLQAAQRAAEGPGGARRRPSEDEPSGGRPGGPGGGRPSGGRPGGPGGRPGGGRPGGPAGARPSGPRPGGNEGGGGRPVPGAPEPGNDQSKKKKFKKDRRVVEFGKDYRKDDSERDLESKFRGKKKGRKSKGRPEQAPVQQKPLKAAKRKIKFNEAIRLSDMAHQMGLKAQELIKALFGLGVMATINQSLDLDTATLLASEFEYEIENVSYSEEELLLPANDVDKEENLKPRPPIVTIMGHVDHGKTSLLDAIRHSAVTDGEAGGITQHIGAYHVSTDRGEIVFLDTPGHEAFTTMRMRGAQVTDIVILVVAADDGVMDQTREAISHSKAAGVPIVVAVNKMDKEGANPERVQRELAEFDLVPEDWGGDTMFVPVSAKMRTGLDDLLEMVQLQAEVLELRANPDKGARGNIVEAKLDKGRGPVGTVLIQEGTINQGDPFVCGLYHGRVRAMFDDRGRKIETAGPAFPVEIQGFDGIPEAGDEFICVADDKIARRIAQERKLKHRERELAGKSKVTLESFLASKPDQDAQTLNVVLKADVQGSLEAINEALAKLATDEIKVEVIHGGAGAITESDILLASASQAIIIGFNVRPTVKIKEIAEREEVEIRFYDIIYKLVGEIKDAMGGMLSPDIKEEYLGQAEVKQTFSVPKVGVIAGCYVIDGKLTRHAKVRLLRDGVVIYTGSLTSLKRFKDDAKEVAKGYECGVGLEKYNDIKEGDVIEAFEVVEVARTLE comes from the coding sequence ATGGCTTCAAAAATCAAAGTAAAGGAATTGGCCGCCGAGCTCGGGGTCAATACCAAAGACATCCTTCAAAAACTCCGCGAAATCGGTGTGCAGGCTAAAAGCACTGTAGCCGCCATTGATGCGGAACAGGCTGAGACCATCCGCAAGGAACTCTCCGGCAAGTCCGGTAAAGTTGAACAGCGCGAGGTTCAGCCCGGTGTAATCGTACGCCGTCGTAAAGGCGGTCGCGGCAAAGAAAAAGCCGAAGAAGTGGAAACTAAAAACGAGGCTCCCGCAGAAGATAAAAAAGAAACTCCTGCTGAGCAAAAGCAGGAAGCAGCAACAGAAAAGGCTCCTGAAAAGAAAAAGCCTGCCAAAAAGGCTCCCGCTAAAAGCGAAAAGCCCATGGTAAAAATAATCAAGCCTGAAGATATCGAGAAAAAAGAAGCCCCCGCAGTAGAAGAAACCAAAGCACCCGAAGTGGAGACTCCCCCCGCCGCTAAGGTTGTCGAAGACAAAGAACCCGTTGCTGAAGCTCCGGCTAAAAAAACCGTTAAAGCAGAAGAAAAGAAGGTTGAAGACACACCTGCTGCTGAACCGGTAGAAAAAACTGCAGAGAACGCAGAAGACAAAAGCGATAAAGCTAAAGAAGCCGAGCCTAAAAAGAAAAAGCGCAAAAAGAAAAAAGAAATTGAAGCGCCCAAAGTAAAAATTATTTCCAGACCTGATCCCAACCTTCAGGCAGCACAGCGTGCAGCAGAAGGTCCGGGCGGAGCTAGAAGACGTCCTTCTGAAGACGAACCTTCCGGCGGCCGTCCCGGCGGACCCGGTGGCGGTAGACCTTCCGGCGGTCGTCCCGGAGGCCCTGGCGGACGCCCCGGCGGCGGTCGTCCCGGTGGCCCCGCTGGCGCAAGACCTAGTGGTCCCCGCCCCGGAGGCAATGAAGGAGGCGGAGGAAGACCCGTTCCCGGCGCTCCGGAACCCGGCAATGATCAGAGCAAGAAGAAAAAGTTTAAAAAGGATAGACGTGTCGTCGAATTCGGTAAGGATTACCGTAAAGACGATAGCGAAAGAGACCTCGAAAGCAAGTTCCGCGGTAAAAAGAAAGGCCGCAAGAGCAAAGGCCGTCCCGAACAGGCTCCTGTTCAGCAGAAGCCCCTCAAGGCAGCCAAGCGTAAAATCAAGTTCAACGAGGCCATCCGTCTTTCCGACATGGCCCACCAGATGGGCCTGAAAGCACAGGAACTGATCAAGGCCCTCTTCGGTCTCGGTGTAATGGCAACCATTAACCAGTCCCTTGACCTTGATACTGCGACCCTGCTTGCTTCCGAGTTTGAATACGAAATTGAAAACGTATCCTACTCCGAAGAGGAACTGCTCCTGCCCGCAAATGATGTGGACAAGGAAGAGAACCTCAAGCCCCGTCCGCCTATCGTGACCATCATGGGTCACGTTGACCACGGTAAAACATCCCTGCTGGATGCCATCCGCCATAGTGCGGTTACCGATGGCGAAGCTGGCGGTATCACTCAGCACATCGGTGCGTACCACGTTTCCACAGACCGCGGTGAGATCGTATTCCTCGATACTCCCGGTCACGAAGCGTTTACCACCATGCGTATGCGCGGAGCACAGGTTACCGACATTGTTATCCTCGTTGTAGCTGCTGATGACGGCGTCATGGATCAGACCCGTGAAGCAATCAGTCACTCTAAAGCAGCCGGCGTACCCATCGTTGTTGCAGTCAACAAGATGGATAAGGAAGGTGCAAACCCCGAGCGCGTACAGCGCGAACTGGCTGAATTCGACCTCGTTCCCGAAGACTGGGGCGGCGACACCATGTTCGTTCCTGTTTCCGCGAAAATGCGTACCGGTCTTGATGACCTGCTCGAAATGGTTCAGCTGCAGGCTGAAGTTCTCGAGCTCAGGGCCAACCCGGACAAGGGGGCCCGCGGTAACATTGTTGAAGCTAAGCTCGACAAGGGCCGTGGTCCTGTTGGAACCGTCCTCATCCAGGAAGGTACCATTAATCAGGGTGATCCCTTTGTCTGCGGTCTTTACCATGGCCGTGTTCGTGCAATGTTTGATGACCGCGGCCGCAAGATCGAGACCGCCGGTCCGGCATTCCCGGTAGAGATTCAGGGTTTTGACGGTATTCCCGAAGCCGGTGACGAGTTCATCTGCGTAGCTGACGATAAAATCGCCCGCCGCATTGCTCAGGAACGTAAGCTCAAGCACCGTGAACGTGAGCTGGCAGGAAAATCCAAGGTTACCCTTGAGTCCTTCCTCGCTTCCAAACCGGATCAGGATGCACAGACTCTTAACGTTGTCCTTAAAGCCGATGTACAGGGTTCACTTGAAGCTATTAACGAAGCCCTTGCCAAACTGGCTACTGATGAGATCAAGGTTGAAGTTATCCACGGCGGTGCCGGTGCGATCACTGAATCCGACATCCTGCTGGCTTCCGCTTCACAGGCAATCATTATCGGCTTTAACGTAAGACCGACTGTGAAGATCAAGGAAATTGCAGAGCGCGAAGAAGTGGAAATCCGCTTCTACGACATCATCTACAAGCTGGTCGGAGAAATCAAAGACGCTATGGGCGGCATGCTCTCTCCGGACATCAAGGAAGAGTACCTCGGTCAGGCAGAAGTCAAGCAGACCTTCTCCGTACCCAAAGTCGGCGTTATCGCCGGTTGTTACGTGATCGACGGCAAGCTGACCAGACATGCTAAGGTTCGTCTGCTGCGTGACGGCGTGGTTATCTACACCGGATCGCTTACTTCGCTTAAACGCTTCAAGGATGACGCCAAGGAAGTTGCCAAAGGCTACGAATGTGGTGTCGGTCTTGAAAAATACAACGACATCAAGGAAGGCGATGTAATTGAAGCCTTCGAAGTTGTTGAAGTAGCAAGAACCCTCGAATAA
- a CDS encoding DUF503 domain-containing protein, with translation MIIGVLSLEFRLHGNRSLKGKRKVSLSLKQKLRNKFNLSVSEVEAMDSHERLVLAAVTVANETRKVESTLSKALAMIEAMAPAELIHCETEIFSS, from the coding sequence ATGATAATCGGCGTACTGTCACTGGAATTCAGACTGCACGGAAATAGATCACTCAAGGGAAAACGCAAGGTATCCCTCAGCCTGAAGCAGAAGCTTCGAAACAAATTCAACCTCTCGGTATCTGAAGTTGAAGCAATGGACTCCCATGAAAGGCTGGTACTCGCTGCAGTGACTGTCGCCAACGAAACTCGCAAAGTTGAAAGCACGCTTTCCAAGGCCTTAGCCATGATTGAGGCTATGGCTCCGGCAGAGCTTATCCACTGCGAAACAGAAATTTTCAGTTCCTGA
- the rbfA gene encoding 30S ribosome-binding factor RbfA yields the protein MKTSTSRRSVKMGDQIMREIATMLIEEIGDPRLDMVSISGVRMNKDNKIAEVMFTMAGDKEKIAAAVKALDKAKGYMRSKLSKRIRVRQIPELRFVHDNFLEEMVYGSSTERDMSDS from the coding sequence ATGAAGACTTCGACATCACGCCGCTCCGTTAAAATGGGCGACCAGATCATGCGCGAAATTGCCACAATGCTCATTGAAGAGATCGGCGACCCGCGTCTGGATATGGTTTCCATTAGCGGAGTACGTATGAACAAAGACAATAAAATAGCCGAGGTGATGTTCACCATGGCCGGGGACAAGGAAAAAATTGCTGCTGCGGTCAAAGCTCTGGACAAAGCCAAAGGCTATATGCGCAGCAAACTGAGCAAACGTATCCGCGTCCGCCAGATTCCCGAACTCAGGTTCGTGCACGACAACTTCCTTGAGGAGATGGTTTATGGAAGCTCGACTGAAAGAGATATGTCGGATTCTTAA
- a CDS encoding bifunctional oligoribonuclease/PAP phosphatase NrnA codes for MEARLKEICRILKEEDDFLVAAHFNPDGDALGSTAAMGYILEKLGKRYRLYNQSGKPEAMAWFETPSPIQTEIPKGFDGWYIVLDCGDAPRMGETLMNALDPEKSINIDHHMGNSGFAAVNWVDTNRPAVGEMITLIARELKISLSGKLGESIYLSIATDTGFFTYNNTKPETLEIIADIIRYGLDLGEFVPKIRNQWTMKRINLWATALGKIEMHHEGQTALLFIPQEMLDEAGASGPDCEGLVSFILRIQGVRVAVLIREDSPMRYKFSLRSQSRDNVQVVASLFGGGGHKNASGGLIENTPDTVRERLITAIGDKVMS; via the coding sequence ATGGAAGCTCGACTGAAAGAGATATGTCGGATTCTTAAAGAAGAGGACGACTTTCTCGTAGCCGCTCATTTCAATCCAGATGGAGATGCCCTGGGCTCTACAGCCGCTATGGGCTATATCCTTGAGAAGCTCGGTAAGCGCTACCGCCTCTACAATCAGAGTGGTAAGCCAGAAGCAATGGCTTGGTTTGAGACTCCATCCCCAATCCAGACTGAAATCCCCAAGGGATTTGACGGCTGGTACATTGTCCTTGACTGCGGTGACGCGCCGCGCATGGGTGAAACACTCATGAACGCCCTTGATCCGGAAAAATCCATTAACATCGACCATCACATGGGTAATTCGGGATTTGCTGCCGTAAACTGGGTGGACACCAACCGTCCGGCAGTAGGTGAAATGATCACCCTTATTGCCAGAGAACTTAAAATTTCTCTCTCCGGCAAACTCGGAGAATCCATCTACCTGTCCATTGCCACTGATACCGGATTTTTCACATACAACAACACCAAGCCCGAGACCCTTGAAATCATTGCGGACATCATCCGCTACGGTCTTGATCTCGGTGAGTTCGTACCCAAAATCCGCAACCAGTGGACCATGAAGCGCATAAACCTCTGGGCCACTGCGTTGGGCAAAATTGAAATGCATCATGAAGGACAGACCGCCCTGCTCTTCATCCCGCAGGAAATGCTGGATGAGGCCGGTGCATCCGGGCCTGATTGTGAAGGACTGGTCAGCTTCATCCTGCGCATTCAGGGAGTACGCGTGGCAGTGCTTATCCGCGAAGACAGTCCCATGCGCTACAAATTCAGCCTGCGTTCACAATCACGTGACAACGTACAGGTCGTAGCCTCCCTCTTCGGAGGCGGAGGACACAAGAATGCCAGCGGCGGACTTATTGAAAACACCCCCGACACCGTGCGCGAAAGACTCATTACCGCTATCGGTGATAAAGTTATGAGTTAA
- the truB gene encoding tRNA pseudouridine(55) synthase TruB, producing MGRKPKTSPFQKHGVLVLNKPSGPTSTDCLNSIKRELKQYKIGHAGTLDPLAEGVLLVMLGQATKLGPYLLGHDKVYTGSLSIGRTTDTYDIQGTETSTGDISGITEKMVENEILHWNDLTSQEVPAYSAAKHNGKPLYELARKGEETPVKIKSIEIFDAEPLEVSLPMARFRVGCSAGTYIRSLVHSLGSRLGCGAVMESLRREESRPFRLSEAHNLDEVLADPDGFEARIIPLADALPHWHKFTISENMSKAIKNGARIPVGDIAADQEIIEGERAMFLETDGTALALMETKQIDGKLLWVILRGLWG from the coding sequence ATGGGAAGAAAGCCTAAAACAAGCCCGTTCCAGAAGCATGGCGTTCTGGTGTTGAACAAACCGTCCGGTCCTACTTCTACTGATTGCCTCAATTCCATCAAACGCGAACTAAAGCAGTACAAGATAGGCCATGCCGGCACCCTTGATCCTCTGGCAGAAGGTGTGCTGCTGGTAATGCTCGGTCAGGCCACAAAGTTAGGGCCTTATCTGCTGGGACATGATAAAGTGTACACAGGAAGTTTAAGTATTGGTAGAACTACAGATACTTACGATATCCAAGGCACTGAGACTTCCACTGGGGACATTTCCGGAATTACGGAAAAAATGGTGGAAAATGAAATTTTACACTGGAATGACTTGACTAGTCAGGAAGTTCCTGCCTATTCGGCTGCAAAGCATAATGGCAAACCGCTCTATGAACTGGCCAGAAAAGGGGAAGAAACCCCGGTCAAAATCAAGAGCATTGAAATATTTGATGCAGAACCGCTGGAAGTGAGTCTGCCGATGGCCCGTTTCCGAGTTGGGTGCTCTGCCGGCACCTACATTCGCTCCCTGGTCCATAGCTTGGGGTCGCGGCTCGGATGTGGCGCGGTAATGGAATCACTTAGGCGTGAAGAAAGCCGGCCTTTCAGGCTGAGCGAAGCGCACAACCTCGATGAGGTTCTTGCCGATCCTGATGGATTTGAGGCACGGATCATCCCGCTTGCGGATGCCCTGCCGCATTGGCACAAGTTTACCATTTCGGAAAACATGTCCAAAGCCATCAAGAACGGAGCAAGAATACCTGTCGGGGATATTGCTGCTGATCAGGAAATTATCGAAGGTGAAAGGGCTATGTTCCTTGAAACCGACGGTACAGCTCTGGCTCTAATGGAGACAAAGCAAATCGACGGCAAGCTTCTCTGGGTAATTCTTCGCGGCCTGTGGGGCTGA
- the rpsO gene encoding 30S ribosomal protein S15 — translation MVMTAEDKAKVIEEYQTKPGDTGSPEVQVALLTARIKYLTDHFKSHKKDFHSRTGLLKMVGQRRNILKYLKSKDIQRYRDLIARLGLRK, via the coding sequence ATGGTTATGACTGCTGAAGACAAGGCAAAAGTTATTGAAGAATACCAGACCAAACCTGGTGACACCGGTTCCCCTGAAGTACAGGTTGCTCTTCTTACTGCAAGAATCAAATACCTGACCGACCACTTCAAGAGCCACAAAAAGGATTTCCACTCCCGCACCGGCCTGCTGAAAATGGTCGGCCAGCGCAGAAACATCCTGAAGTACCTGAAGTCCAAAGACATTCAGCGTTACCGTGATCTTATTGCAAGACTTGGTCTGCGCAAATAA